The Sylvia atricapilla isolate bSylAtr1 chromosome 30, bSylAtr1.pri, whole genome shotgun sequence region CTAACTGTGGCTCTTGCTGGCTCCACCACGGCTGGAGGGTGCCCAGCCCCAGTCGGGCTGGGTGCAGCTGCGTGCTGCGGGGTCCAGAGGTCGCCGGGGCGGCGTGGCTGGGTCCGGGTGTGTCCCCTCCTCCCGCCTGGGCAAGCCACGGCTGGGTCGGGAAATGATCCCAGTTCCAGCTCCTCTTTGTTTCCCAACGCCTTGGCCTCCGGCCGGGTGctccccactgcagctcccGCGGGGTCCCCGTGCCCCAGGTCTCACCCCGGAGATCCCCACGGCGGCACAGGGCTTtggctctggggacacacctggctGGCGTTGGTTTTCCTCTGGTCCCTAAGAGCAGCACGTCCTGGCGCTGCTCCTGGTGACTGGACCCTTGAGCCTGAAGCCTGATGTGTGACAGGGGTGAGCTCTGCCCCGAGCTGAGCCTGGCACCCCCGGGTGGGTGCAGGCTGGGCAACCCCCGGGGAGCAACTGCCACATGTccccagccaggacagggacactggggcaggcagggcactTGCACGTGTTTTGGCTTCTCAGTGCCCCCAAATGCCAGCGGGACAGGACATGGGGGCCATGCATGGGTGGGCAGCCCCATATGTCCACCACGACACTggtgggcagaggggacagagacCCCGTGGGCTCGGGACACTCTGGCTGGACAGGCAGGGCCACTCTGCTCATGTCCCCCGTGGGCACAACCTCCATTATCTCCAGCACGGGTGGCACCGCTCCAGTAGCACcttggcacaggcagcacctggcCAGGGGTGGGGTCTGGCTGCCCCGCCGGGGTGGGGACACTGCCGCCATCAGCCTTGGCCCCACGCTCCTGCGCCAGTCCCGGATCTGGCTCCAGGCCCGAGCAAACGGGCGAGATCTGCAAACAAGCTCTGACCGGCCCCCGGTGCCTGCCAAGTCCGtgcgcggcggcggggccgagccgTGGGATGGGGATGCTCGGAGTGGAGTCCAGCTGGGCACACAGGGGTGGGTGGCagtgctgcccaccctgcccgGGGACAGTTGCCTCTTGGGTGGGCACAGACCCAGCAcctgctcctgggcagctgggcaggaagAGGGCAGAGCCTGAGCAGCGCCTGGCACGGATGATAAGGCTCCGTGCCGGACGTCCAGGCAGGATGAGGCTGTGCCATGCCGTGGTCACGGGGCTCCCTCTGTCCCATGCTGGGTGCCACCAGAGCCACTGATGGGGTGCCGTCCCTGCAGACCCCCCTGCCATCAGCATGGCGAACCGGGGCCCATCATACGGGCTGAGCCGGGAGGTGCAGCAGAAGATCGACCGGCAGTACGACCCCGAGCTGGAGCAGGTGCTGGTGCGCTGGATCCTGGCGCAGTGCGGCGGCGACGGCGGCAGCGCGGTGGCACAGCCGGCGCCCGGCAGGGACGGCTTCCAGCAGTGGCTGAAGGATGGCACAGTGAGTACCCTGGGGCCAGCCAGGCCAGGGGGTGACCGCACCGCACACCTgacccctgtccctgtctgcaGGTGCTGTGCCGGCTCATCAACAGCCTCCACCCGCGGGGACAAGCGCCCGTGGCCAAAATCCAGGCCTCGGCCATGGCCTTCAAGCAGATGGAGCAGATCTCGCAGTTCCTGCAGGCGGCTGAGCGCTACGGCATCGCGGCCACCGACATCTTCCAGACCGTGGATCTGTGGGAAGGTGAGTGACCCGGAGGCTGTGGGGTgggtcagggacagggatggagacGGAGCTGAGCCTGCTGTGTGTCCTCCAGGGAAGAACATGGCGTGCGTGCAGAGGACCCTGATGAAcctgggcagcctggctgtggccaAGGGTGACGGGCTCTTCGTGGGAGACCCCAACTGGTTCCCCAAGTAGGTGGGGGTgctggagggggaggaggtggggCTGTGGGCTCCCGTGGGGACTCTGACACCTCGTGTACCCGCAGGAAGTCGCAGGAGAACCGGCGTGTCTTCTCAGAGGACAAGCTGAAGGAGGGGCAGAGCGTCATCGGGCTGCAGATGGGCACCAACCGGGGCGCCTCGCAGGCTGGCATGACGGGCTACGGGATGCCCCGCCAGATCCTCTGAGCCCCTCCGGACCCCCCCAGGCCTCTGCCTGCCAGGGGCCCCCCCAAAACCGCCTTAACCCCTGCCGTGGACCAGCCGGGTGTCCCCCGGCCCGGGCAGCCGCCCCCCCGCCAGTTTTGTCAGGACCAAagtcattttttattattattatttggcTGGGTGCCTTGTGCCGCAGTGCCTTGGGGGCTGCTGGAGGGCCCCCCCAGCGTGTTGGGGAGCAATCCCTGTGCCCCAATAAACAGTTCCTCTTCTTTCCAGGCTTGGATGGTCGTGATTTGGGGTTGGGGAAGGGCAGAGGGCTCCTCCTGGGTTACAAGGGGGGACCTGGTCTGGGGGTGCAGAGACCCCAAGACCTCGGCGGCAGCAGCCACGTGGAGGGGCGGGACCACGGGCAAAGGGCGTGGCTTTGGGCGGAGTCAATAGGGACTGGGTGGGGCAAGCACAAAGGTGCCGAGGGGGCGGGGCTAAGAGGTAGAGGGGCGGTGCTGAGTTGAGGGGTGGGGCTTGAAGGGGTGGGGCTTAAAAGGGCGTGGCAAAGAGCAGGGGGCGGGGCGAGGAGGGGTGGGGTGGGGTTACCACTGGTGACTCTCCGGTGACCCCCAGGGACGGGGGGTCGCGTGTGTCGCGTTCATGTAAGACGACTTTAAGGACATCTGTGCAAGGGGGACACCACAGGGGACATGTGTGAGCACACTGGGTGACACAACTCCGCCAAGCCCCGCCTTTTTCAGGCTAAGCCCCGCCCCTCCTGCCGAGGCACCGCCCCAATTCCCCGCCCCGGCCCATTCCCGGATTCCGTGTAAGCTGTTGGGGCGTTGCCATGACAACAGCCGGTCCCGACAAATCGCGACTTCGGCCACGCTCTCACAGTCGGGACAGACACATCTCACCGTCGTTTCCAGCACGCTGTGACTCGGCTCCAGGAAAACGGGACAGCACCGAGAGCGCGATGGCAGCCGCGACAGCCGGCACAGGATTCCGGTCCCACCGTGCCGGGGGCTCCTACCGGGAGCCTCTCCTCGCCCACCGTCTCCAGCTTCCCCCGCCGGGATTTCAGTCCGTCCGTCTCGATGTCGCTCCCTCGGCCTCCCGGgctccccagcccttccccactCCGCAGAATGTCCAGCTCCTCCCGCTGACCCcggtccctctgtcccctccgGGAGTGTCCCCGGCAGAGGGCTCAGAGTTTTTCCCGGGATCAGCGGGTGTCCGAGGAGCGCCAGGTGGAAGGGGTTCGGGTCCCTcaaacttttcttttctgcaggtCACGGGCTCCAGAGGCCCTGCCGTCATCTCTCAGGATGTGCCAAAATATCCTCGAGAGCGGCTCTCCTTCAAGCCCAAGCTCAAGACCATCCGAATCATCACCAAGGACCTGATCCGGGACCTCGTGTAAGGCTGTGCCTGAGCCCTGAAGGGTTTTGGGGGAATGGGTGTCACTGCACCATCCCAAAATCTCTGGGGAGCAGGGATTGGCAGTGTGCCCTGGCCACTCCCAGGGGTCCTGCCCCCCTGCATCCCTGGTGCCACTTTCACCACACTTTCCCTTCCTGCTTCACCCAAAGCAGGAGAGCCGGGTCCCCACGGCTTCCCCAGCACTTCCcgcagtgctctgggctggcttgGTGGCCGACTGGGCAgctcaggggacacagggagctgTTGGGGTCTCCGTGTCGCTGAGctctctccctgtgctccccagcatcccccagcagAAGCCTCAGCCGTGTCTCATCATTGAGGAAAAGGATTATGAAAGGATCAAGGAATCAGCTCGAGCCCCAACTGAGCTGGAGTGCTGGGACAGGCTGAAGACCCTGAAAGCCAGACAGGACGCTGCTTTTGTAGGcatctcctttcctgctccctcTTCTCCCGCTCCACGGCCAGGCTCTAGGGGGGTGCCTTCACCAAGGGGGTCCCTTTTGTCCCTCATGTTTCGGGGCACAGGAAAGGttgcagggctcagggctgtgtccctggaATTGAGAGCTGGGCAGCATCCCTGGAATTGTGCCCAGCCTTCCAAGGGCAGCGAGTGTCTGCCCAGAGATGTGGGAAGGGGTGCCCATGGCCGTGCCAGGGCCCCAGGAGCCCGTCATGTCCCCGTTCAGTGCCGGGGATGCAGCACCTGAAGTGTGACCCCTGTGAGCCCCCGGATCAGGCAGcgctctgtgtccccacaggaaACCCTGAAAAAGGCCCAGatggaggagaagagaaaggcagaCCTGGAGGACAAGAGTCAGAGTGACCTGGAGGAGGAGcgccagcagcaggagaagcagaagttGCTGCAGCGGGCGAGGAGgatgaggctggagcaggatgaAGAGATACGGGAGCTGAACGCGGTAGGGCCGCCACTCGCCGCTGTCACCTGGCGCTGCCTGAGCCTCCCCTGCTCCTCGTGCTCCCAgattcctcctctccttcccttgtcctccctgctccctgtgtccCAGTGCCCCTCCGGGCCACACACACCTCTTGTCCCCACAGCTGTTCCTCAATGCCAAGTGCAACATGATCCGGGACAAGCAAGTCCTGGAGAAGCAGATGATCCACAAGGAACTGGCGGAGGAGGAGAAGCGCCTGGACAAGATGATGGAACTGGAGCGGGACAAGGGCAGGGAGGTCCAAGAGGAGCTGGAGCGCCACAGGAAGCAGGAGCTGATGAGGTGGGCACAAGGTTCCCTCTTCCCCATGGAGGCATCCGGCCCATTCCAACCGCACCGGCCCTGTCCATGCCAGCGTTCCCATgatggggatggagcaggatggagccagAGGGAACCCTTCTGCTCTCCTAttcccagagccaggcaggacaTTGTGAAACAGATGGAGCAGAACGCAGAGGAGAGGGCGCTGAGGGCTGAGGAGGTGTACCAGGAGGGGCAGAGGCAACTGCAGCGCCTGGAGCAGATGAAGAGGGAGGATCAgaaggtgggagcagggaataCGGGGGTGCAGGGAAGTTTCCACCTGGCTGGAAAGggtctggcagtgctggatcaGCCACACTCAGTgagtggggacagcagccagcaggatcAGAGCTGTGGTCCCCACCATGGGGACTTGGTGACATCCCTGGGAGATGACCCAAAGCCTGCCTGCCctgagtgaggaggaggaggaggaaggagcactCGGCCTGGTGGCCTTCAACCCTGCATGGCATTTCCAGGCCCGGGAGCAGAAACAGGCGAAACTAAAGCAAATCCATGCCGAGATTAGACAATTCAATGCAGAGAGCCAGAGGCTGAAGGATCAACAGCGGGaacaggagaggctggaagaTGAGCGGATTCTGGAGCAGCAGCGGCAGAAGGCTGTAAgaggagggcaggggctgcaggagctgccctggggcttTGTCCCAC contains the following coding sequences:
- the LOC136372983 gene encoding transgelin-2-like isoform X3, with protein sequence MANRGPSYGLSREVQQKIDRQYDPELEQVLVRWILAQCGGDGGSAVAQPAPGRDGFQQWLKDGTVLCRLINSLHPRGQAPVAKIQASAMAFKQMEQISQFLQAAERYGIAATDIFQTVDLWEGKNMACVQRTLMNLGSLAVAKGDGLFVGDPNWFPKKSQENRRVFSEDKLKEGQSVIGLQMGTNRGASQAGMTGYGMPRQIL
- the LOC136372924 gene encoding cilia- and flagella-associated protein 45-like, with the protein product MTTAGPDKSRLRPRSHSRDRHISPSFPARCDSAPGKRDSTESAMAAATAGTGFRSHRAGGSYREPLLAHRLQLPPPGFQSVRLDVAPSASRAPQPFPTPQNVQLLPLTPVPLSPPGVSPAEGSEFFPGSAGVRGAPGGRGSGPSNFSFLQVTGSRGPAVISQDVPKYPRERLSFKPKLKTIRIITKDLIRDLVIPQQKPQPCLIIEEKDYERIKESARAPTELECWDRLKTLKARQDAAFETLKKAQMEEKRKADLEDKSQSDLEEERQQQEKQKLLQRARRMRLEQDEEIRELNALFLNAKCNMIRDKQVLEKQMIHKELAEEEKRLDKMMELERDKGREVQEELERHRKQELMRARQDIVKQMEQNAEERALRAEEVYQEGQRQLQRLEQMKREDQKAREQKQAKLKQIHAEIRQFNAESQRLKDQQREQERLEDERILEQQRQKAEREAAWEAEQEQLRLEKEKELARLRAMQEQVQDWQAEQDALRAKRNQEVADREWRRQELEKARKRAELEQQLKQDRLQQVAQKEQYLAMQVEQDRQEFQRVLKAHQEQLEREKLEREQRELRQRAHAEYLRQQIQELQQQKERERAAVLEEGRQQEQEVQQRRQHLTQLRQQKLQEFRAAGIPDKYYARVERRAQIRASTAPS